In Mycobacterium sp. JS623, one genomic interval encodes:
- a CDS encoding winged helix-turn-helix domain-containing protein, protein MLVLDVPVRSAELPSRTAQLADEFGRLIARSVPGVRAHKAMVAASPVRLPTVPAAGLTIDRFNREVRRDGELLRLAYREFELLCYLAGMPRRPVSRAELMREVWHDRAPGGDVSLRTVDTHVRRLRAKLGRYARVLTTVRGRGYRFDPSPGVRYLAA, encoded by the coding sequence GTGCTGGTCCTCGATGTCCCCGTCCGCTCAGCGGAACTACCCAGTCGCACAGCGCAATTGGCCGACGAGTTCGGCCGCCTGATTGCGCGGTCGGTGCCGGGCGTACGCGCGCACAAGGCAATGGTGGCCGCGAGCCCGGTGCGGCTCCCCACCGTCCCGGCGGCTGGCCTGACCATCGACCGGTTCAACCGCGAGGTGCGCCGCGACGGTGAGCTGCTGCGGTTGGCGTATCGCGAATTCGAGCTGCTGTGCTACCTGGCGGGGATGCCGAGACGGCCGGTGTCACGTGCCGAGCTGATGCGCGAGGTGTGGCATGACAGGGCGCCCGGTGGCGACGTGTCGCTTCGCACGGTCGACACCCATGTGCGACGGCTGCGCGCCAAGCTGGGCCGCTACGCGCGGGTGCTGACGACCGTCCGTGGGCGCGGTTACCGGTTCGACCCGAGCCCCGGCGTGCGATACCTCGCCGCGTGA
- a CDS encoding APC family permease yields the protein MSEITTSPEALGKQSPAPVRQLKGNLGVAAIVFMVVAAAAPLGVIGGVVPLGLAAGNGAGFPATFIASTVILLFFAVGFTALTPHVEEAGAFFSYVRKALGFPAGIGIAFVALVSYVAIEAGVYGLLGPAGGAVVELFGGPALPWWLFAVVAFAVTTFLGYRNIELSSRVLAVLLTAEIAIVLVLDAVIVGQGGDHGLSTGIVNSSVIFSGSVGIGLLFALISFVGFEATAIFRDEARAPERTIPRATYAALILIGAFYAVTSWALVSGWGDAEAVSRATHSGGTFLSDTAQRYIGVVGNDIITVLYFTSLYACILSFHNVASRYVFALSQRDVLPESLSYPHTKHGSPHQASLWISGVVAISVALAVVFKLDPAAQFYTWFAGATTVGFVVLLIATSVAVLVFFSRGRRGHSQWRVRIAPALGLVGLAGSLILILANLKDLVGGSSILAWVIIGTLVSSFALGAVIGTRVDRVAS from the coding sequence ATGTCCGAAATAACCACTAGCCCAGAGGCTTTGGGGAAGCAGTCCCCAGCGCCGGTGCGCCAGCTGAAGGGCAACCTCGGCGTTGCGGCGATCGTGTTCATGGTCGTCGCCGCAGCAGCACCGCTCGGCGTGATCGGCGGGGTGGTGCCGCTCGGTCTCGCCGCGGGCAACGGCGCCGGGTTCCCGGCGACGTTCATCGCCTCGACCGTGATCCTGCTGTTCTTCGCCGTCGGTTTCACCGCCTTGACGCCCCATGTCGAGGAAGCCGGCGCGTTCTTCTCCTATGTGCGTAAAGCATTGGGGTTCCCGGCAGGTATCGGCATCGCATTTGTCGCGCTGGTGAGCTACGTCGCGATCGAAGCCGGTGTCTACGGTCTACTGGGCCCGGCCGGCGGCGCTGTCGTCGAGCTGTTCGGCGGCCCTGCGCTGCCGTGGTGGCTGTTCGCCGTTGTCGCATTCGCAGTAACCACGTTCCTCGGGTACCGCAACATCGAGCTTTCGAGCCGCGTGCTTGCGGTGCTGCTGACCGCCGAGATCGCCATCGTGTTGGTACTCGACGCGGTCATCGTAGGGCAGGGCGGCGACCATGGCCTGTCGACAGGCATCGTCAATTCCAGCGTGATCTTCTCGGGCTCTGTCGGTATCGGTCTGCTCTTCGCGCTGATCAGTTTCGTCGGCTTCGAGGCCACTGCGATCTTCCGCGACGAGGCCCGCGCCCCTGAACGCACGATTCCCCGCGCCACCTACGCGGCGCTGATCCTCATCGGGGCGTTCTATGCGGTGACGAGTTGGGCGCTGGTTTCAGGGTGGGGCGATGCCGAAGCGGTCAGCCGGGCCACCCATTCAGGCGGCACCTTCCTGTCGGACACCGCGCAGCGCTACATCGGCGTCGTCGGCAACGACATCATCACGGTGCTGTACTTCACCAGCCTTTACGCCTGCATTCTGTCGTTCCACAACGTCGCATCGCGGTACGTCTTCGCCCTCTCGCAGCGTGACGTCCTGCCGGAGTCGCTGAGCTATCCGCACACCAAACATGGTTCACCACACCAGGCTTCGTTGTGGATTTCCGGGGTGGTAGCGATCAGCGTCGCCCTGGCGGTGGTGTTCAAGCTCGACCCGGCTGCCCAGTTCTACACCTGGTTTGCCGGCGCCACAACGGTCGGCTTTGTTGTGCTGTTGATCGCCACCAGCGTCGCCGTGCTGGTCTTCTTCTCCCGCGGCCGCCGCGGCCACTCGCAGTGGCGGGTGCGCATCGCACCCGCCCTCGGGCTCGTCGGGTTGGCGGGGTCCTTGATCCTCATTTTGGCCAACCTGAAGGATTTGGTCGGCGGCTCAAGCATTCTCGCGTGGGTGATCATCGGCACGCTCGTCAGTTCGTTCGCGCTTGGCGCCGTGATCGGCACACGAGTTGACCGGGTCGCATCATGA
- a CDS encoding MetQ/NlpA family ABC transporter substrate-binding protein, producing the protein MSSSVRAVASKGKRPLRVGATPVPHAEILDFVREPLAACDIDLQIEIFESFDEPNDLLVAGRLHANFFQYLPFLDDFNRRTGNGLVPVAPVHIEPFGMYSTTIRDLDEIPDCAEVALPSDPVNVDRSLVMLDELGLIECQPARRGVANVGDVRSNPRRLVFKELTSRLLGDLREDFDAGGRSGAGAHVVFLFGNQAMEWGVDTGSALYCDRGNPAYAEYLVARPDNRESFGVRALAEALNLESTREFITNTYAGQVLAAF; encoded by the coding sequence ATGAGCAGCTCGGTGCGCGCCGTCGCCAGCAAGGGCAAGCGGCCGCTGCGGGTGGGCGCGACGCCGGTGCCTCACGCCGAGATCCTCGACTTCGTTCGCGAGCCACTGGCCGCATGCGATATCGATCTGCAGATCGAGATCTTCGAGAGTTTCGATGAGCCGAACGATCTGCTGGTCGCAGGCCGGCTGCACGCCAACTTCTTTCAATACCTGCCGTTCCTGGACGATTTCAACCGTCGCACCGGCAACGGGCTGGTGCCGGTGGCGCCGGTCCATATCGAACCGTTCGGAATGTACTCCACGACTATTCGCGACCTCGACGAAATTCCCGACTGCGCCGAGGTCGCGCTGCCGTCGGATCCGGTGAACGTGGACCGGTCGCTGGTCATGCTGGACGAGCTGGGGCTCATCGAATGCCAGCCCGCGCGCCGCGGCGTGGCGAACGTCGGTGATGTGCGGTCGAATCCGCGTCGCCTGGTGTTCAAGGAGCTGACCAGCCGGCTGCTCGGCGACCTGCGCGAGGATTTCGATGCGGGCGGGCGAAGCGGGGCGGGCGCACATGTGGTGTTCCTGTTCGGCAACCAGGCGATGGAATGGGGCGTCGACACCGGCAGCGCGTTGTACTGCGATCGCGGCAATCCGGCGTACGCGGAATACCTGGTGGCACGGCCCGACAACCGCGAGAGCTTCGGTGTCCGTGCGTTGGCCGAGGCGCTGAACCTGGAGTCCACCCGCGAATTCATCACGAATACCTATGCCGGGCAGGTGCTGGCGGCGTTCTGA
- a CDS encoding SDR family oxidoreductase, whose product MNWTPDADALGGRVAVVAGATRGAGRGIAAALGEAGATVICTGRSSVTGNAQSDYDRPETIEQTAELVTSLGGVGIPIQVDHLEIAQVQALADRIRREHGAIDILVNDIWGAEVLKGHPPTWNRPIWEHDLDDGLRILKLGVGTHLITAHCLLPLLIARPGGLHVEVTDGTKEYNDNTYRISVFYDLSKVAVNRLGYSLGHDLARFGATAVAVTPGWLRSEMMLDNWGVTEENWHTALDPNRSDGPTAPPGFAISESPRFVGRGVAAMAADANRARWNQCSITSAELAREYGFTDIDGQQPDGWAEV is encoded by the coding sequence ATGAACTGGACGCCGGATGCGGATGCGCTGGGCGGCCGCGTAGCGGTCGTCGCTGGCGCGACGCGCGGGGCAGGCCGCGGTATCGCAGCGGCACTCGGTGAAGCCGGCGCGACCGTGATCTGTACCGGGCGCAGCAGCGTGACCGGCAACGCGCAGTCCGACTACGACCGCCCGGAAACCATTGAACAGACAGCGGAACTGGTCACCTCGCTCGGCGGCGTCGGCATTCCGATCCAGGTCGACCACCTCGAGATCGCGCAGGTGCAGGCTCTGGCCGATCGAATTCGCCGCGAGCACGGCGCCATCGACATCCTTGTCAACGACATCTGGGGTGCCGAGGTGCTCAAGGGTCACCCGCCCACATGGAATCGGCCGATCTGGGAACACGACCTGGACGACGGCCTTCGAATACTGAAACTCGGCGTCGGTACCCACTTGATCACCGCGCACTGCCTACTCCCGCTACTCATCGCGCGTCCCGGCGGCCTGCACGTCGAAGTCACCGACGGAACAAAGGAATACAACGACAACACGTATCGGATCTCGGTCTTCTACGACCTGTCGAAGGTGGCTGTGAACAGGCTCGGCTACAGCCTCGGCCACGACCTCGCACGATTCGGCGCCACCGCCGTCGCTGTGACACCGGGCTGGTTGCGCTCGGAGATGATGCTCGACAACTGGGGTGTCACAGAAGAGAACTGGCACACCGCGCTCGATCCGAACCGGTCCGACGGCCCGACCGCTCCCCCGGGATTCGCGATCTCGGAGTCGCCCCGTTTCGTCGGACGCGGCGTCGCCGCAATGGCCGCCGACGCGAACCGGGCGCGTTGGAATCAGTGCTCGATCACGTCTGCCGAGCTGGCCCGCGAGTACGGCTTCACCGACATCGACGGCCAGCAGCCGGACGGTTGGGCGGAGGTATAA
- a CDS encoding glutamine synthetase family protein has product MTERDLLQGLADGSLTEIEVAWSDPFGHAQGKRIPAGQFLDRAKGHGFAFCEASLGWNTDGTVIDGLGLTNWDGGYPDVFAVPDFATFRPVPWRQGVGHVIADIVAHDRNPSLLDPRAVLKRVLARLAALGYTAKVGVELEFYLLNPDGTAFQDDIHAYSLENANALDPLLTDLNETLGAFTRLEGIQTEYGPGQVETNLVYSDALEAADDAARLKYAAKEVARRHGKVASFMAKPFSEHSGSSQHLHISLWRDGAAAFASDDGNENEVVLHAIAGLLEHLPSITVFGAHSVNAYRRFVPDSFAPATATWSRDNRSAAVRSLIETDPSATRIELRSGASDANPYWLVASALAAVVAGLEAQRQPPQSESGNLYFTGTPLPESLGIALALATQDDTILDILGAESVRDFAAIARSEWQQYSNHVSDWERRRYLTSS; this is encoded by the coding sequence ATGACCGAGCGCGACCTGTTGCAGGGACTCGCCGACGGCTCACTGACCGAGATCGAGGTGGCGTGGAGCGATCCGTTCGGCCACGCGCAGGGCAAGCGGATACCCGCAGGGCAGTTCCTCGACCGCGCGAAGGGCCACGGGTTCGCGTTCTGTGAGGCATCGTTAGGCTGGAACACCGACGGCACCGTCATCGATGGATTGGGGCTGACCAACTGGGACGGCGGCTACCCCGACGTGTTCGCGGTGCCCGACTTCGCCACGTTCCGGCCTGTGCCGTGGCGGCAGGGCGTCGGGCATGTCATCGCGGATATCGTTGCGCACGACCGTAATCCGTCGCTACTCGACCCGCGGGCCGTGCTGAAACGGGTGCTGGCCAGGCTGGCGGCGCTGGGCTACACCGCCAAGGTCGGCGTCGAGCTGGAGTTCTACCTGCTGAACCCCGACGGCACAGCATTTCAGGACGACATTCACGCGTACTCGCTGGAGAACGCCAACGCGCTCGATCCGTTGCTGACCGATCTCAACGAAACCCTCGGCGCCTTCACCCGATTGGAGGGCATCCAGACCGAGTACGGCCCAGGACAGGTGGAGACCAACCTCGTCTACTCCGATGCGCTCGAAGCCGCCGACGACGCGGCGCGGCTCAAGTACGCGGCCAAGGAGGTGGCCCGCAGGCACGGCAAGGTCGCCAGCTTCATGGCCAAGCCGTTCTCCGAGCACTCCGGCAGTTCCCAGCATCTGCACATCTCGTTGTGGCGTGACGGCGCAGCGGCTTTCGCTTCCGACGATGGCAACGAGAACGAGGTGGTGTTGCACGCGATCGCGGGGCTCCTCGAGCACCTGCCATCGATCACCGTGTTCGGCGCGCATTCGGTCAACGCGTATCGGCGCTTTGTGCCCGACTCGTTCGCGCCGGCGACCGCGACATGGAGCCGCGACAATCGCAGCGCCGCAGTGCGATCGCTGATCGAGACCGATCCGTCCGCCACCCGCATCGAACTGCGCAGCGGCGCATCGGATGCCAACCCGTACTGGTTGGTGGCCTCTGCGCTGGCGGCCGTGGTCGCCGGGCTGGAAGCGCAGCGTCAGCCGCCGCAATCCGAAAGCGGCAACCTGTACTTCACCGGCACACCGCTGCCCGAGTCCCTCGGTATCGCACTGGCACTGGCCACCCAGGACGACACCATCCTCGACATCCTCGGTGCGGAATCCGTACGCGATTTCGCCGCCATCGCCCGCAGTGAGTGGCAGCAGTATTCGAACCACGTCAGCGACTGGGAACGCCGTCGCTACCTGACCAGT
- a CDS encoding N-acyl-D-amino-acid deacylase family protein, whose product MSYDTIIRNGRWFDGTGAPSAVRNIGVRDGHIVAISPDDLDDKDCQRIIDATGKWVLPGMIDIHTHYDVEVLNGPSLSESLRHGVTTVMLGSCSLSTIYVNGEDAGDIFGRVEAIPREHVIAAVDEHKTWTNAEEYIQALETRPLGPNLAAFIGHSDMRAATMGLDRATRKSERPTRAEQARMERMLAEALRAGFVGMSSQQLLFDKIDGEVCRSRTLPSTYAKPRELRRLKSLLRRAGRILQSGPDIANPFNLGSQLAQSLGFFRNPLKTSLLSAADVKSNPYAIWGMGPAARLINRLGGNFRWQHLPVPFEVYADGIDLVVFEEFGAGAAALHLRDAVERNELLRDESYRREFRKQYDSKFGVRVWHRDFFDAEIVCCPDTSVIGKSFGEVGQHRGGLHPVDAFLDLVLEHGTALRWRTTISNHRPEVLKKLAREPGIQMGFSDAGAHLRNMAFYNMGLRLLRHVADAQKAGRPFMTIEQAVHRLTGELADWYRIDAGHLRIGDRADVVVIDPERLDATLDEYAEDTVEQYGGLSRMVNRNDDTVSAVLVGGRAVFYDGNATDLVGKQRTGRFLRAAHKAPAVAAQEKEFASVG is encoded by the coding sequence GTGAGCTACGACACGATCATCCGAAACGGCCGCTGGTTCGATGGCACGGGCGCCCCATCGGCGGTGCGCAACATCGGTGTCCGCGACGGCCATATCGTGGCGATCTCACCCGATGATCTCGACGACAAGGACTGCCAACGGATCATCGATGCGACGGGCAAGTGGGTGCTACCCGGCATGATCGACATCCACACCCACTACGACGTCGAGGTGCTCAACGGGCCGTCGCTTTCGGAGTCGCTGCGCCACGGCGTGACGACCGTGATGCTGGGATCGTGTTCGTTGTCGACGATCTACGTCAACGGTGAGGACGCGGGCGACATCTTCGGCAGGGTCGAGGCGATTCCCCGCGAACACGTCATCGCCGCCGTCGACGAGCACAAGACCTGGACGAACGCCGAGGAGTACATCCAGGCCCTGGAGACGCGGCCGCTCGGCCCGAACCTGGCCGCGTTCATCGGCCATTCCGACATGCGGGCCGCCACCATGGGCCTGGATCGGGCGACGCGGAAAAGCGAGCGCCCGACCAGAGCCGAGCAGGCCCGGATGGAGCGGATGCTCGCCGAGGCGCTGCGGGCCGGCTTCGTCGGAATGTCTTCGCAACAGCTGCTTTTCGACAAAATCGACGGCGAGGTATGTCGGTCGCGCACGCTGCCGTCGACGTACGCCAAGCCACGCGAGTTGCGACGGTTGAAGTCACTGCTGCGGCGCGCAGGCCGAATCCTGCAGTCGGGCCCCGACATTGCGAACCCGTTCAACCTTGGCTCGCAACTGGCCCAGTCGCTCGGCTTCTTTCGCAATCCGCTCAAGACCAGCTTGCTTTCGGCGGCCGACGTCAAGTCGAACCCGTACGCCATCTGGGGTATGGGACCTGCGGCGAGGCTGATCAACCGCCTCGGCGGCAATTTCCGCTGGCAGCATCTGCCGGTACCGTTCGAGGTGTACGCCGACGGCATCGACTTGGTGGTCTTCGAGGAGTTCGGCGCAGGCGCGGCTGCGCTGCATCTGCGCGACGCGGTCGAGCGCAACGAACTACTGCGCGACGAGTCGTATCGCCGCGAGTTCCGCAAGCAATACGACAGCAAGTTCGGTGTGCGCGTATGGCACCGTGACTTCTTCGACGCCGAAATCGTCTGCTGCCCCGACACATCGGTGATCGGCAAGTCGTTCGGTGAGGTCGGCCAGCATCGCGGCGGCCTTCACCCCGTCGACGCCTTCCTCGACCTGGTCCTCGAGCACGGCACGGCATTGCGTTGGCGCACCACGATTTCCAACCACCGGCCCGAGGTACTGAAGAAACTCGCACGCGAGCCCGGTATTCAGATGGGCTTCTCCGACGCCGGCGCGCACCTCCGCAATATGGCGTTCTACAACATGGGCCTGCGGCTACTGCGTCACGTCGCCGACGCGCAGAAGGCGGGCAGGCCATTCATGACCATCGAGCAGGCCGTGCACCGGCTGACCGGTGAACTGGCCGACTGGTATCGCATCGATGCCGGCCATCTGCGCATCGGTGACCGCGCCGATGTCGTCGTCATCGACCCGGAGCGTTTGGATGCAACGCTGGACGAGTACGCGGAGGACACGGTCGAGCAGTATGGCGGGCTGTCCCGGATGGTGAACCGCAACGATGACACCGTCAGCGCTGTCTTGGTCGGCGGTCGTGCGGTCTTCTACGACGGCAACGCCACCGATCTCGTCGGCAAGCAGCGCACCGGACGCTTCCTGCGCGCCGCACACAAGGCTCCCGCAGTCGCTGCACAAGAGAAGGAGTTCGCAAGTGTCGGTTGA
- a CDS encoding YoaK family protein, producing MAADTERARSLWFALLLTLANGFLDAHTYLARGGVFANVQTANVIFGAIDTSKREWALALAHVWPLLAFIAGVGLASHIKSGRADRFVARPLVWTMAVQTVVLAVIGFVPASVPHSYVTVPISFLAAVQIGLFRNVGELVYLPVATTGNLMRFVEAGYDGFVEKHAESRRAFGVYGTLIVAFAAGALIGAFASRAWGVHAIWLPAGFLAVTLCLFIIDERHLR from the coding sequence ATGGCGGCGGACACCGAGCGCGCGAGAAGCCTGTGGTTCGCGCTGCTGTTGACACTGGCCAACGGTTTCCTCGACGCACACACCTACCTAGCGCGTGGCGGGGTGTTCGCCAACGTGCAGACCGCCAACGTGATCTTCGGCGCCATCGACACCTCGAAGCGGGAGTGGGCGTTGGCGCTTGCCCATGTCTGGCCGCTGTTGGCGTTCATCGCGGGCGTCGGGTTGGCGTCGCACATCAAGTCGGGTCGCGCAGATCGCTTCGTCGCACGCCCGCTGGTGTGGACGATGGCGGTCCAAACCGTCGTCCTCGCGGTGATCGGCTTCGTTCCGGCGTCGGTCCCCCACAGCTACGTCACCGTGCCGATCTCGTTTCTGGCCGCCGTGCAGATCGGCCTGTTCCGCAACGTCGGTGAACTCGTCTATCTGCCCGTGGCCACCACCGGCAATCTGATGCGGTTCGTGGAGGCCGGATACGACGGCTTCGTCGAGAAACACGCCGAGTCGCGCCGAGCATTCGGGGTGTACGGCACGCTGATCGTCGCGTTCGCCGCAGGGGCGTTGATCGGGGCGTTCGCCAGCCGGGCGTGGGGCGTGCACGCGATCTGGCTGCCCGCGGGATTCCTTGCGGTCACACTGTGTCTGTTCATCATCGATGAACGGCACCTGCGGTGA
- a CDS encoding dienelactone hydrolase family protein codes for MTPLQRYIAEEIATDHVDGLLSRREALRRLALLGVSTAAATALIAACGENKKTTSNAPVTSSGAATSPSVPPGSAKALQTTPITWAGPQGQLQAAWAEAPNAKGGILVIHENKGLTDWVRSVAGRFAGIGYSSLAIDLLSGQGGTAKFKDPAAATAALGAIPPQEFIANLQSGIGELARRVPGKKLAVVGFCMGGGLVWQLLASGASQLAAAFPFYGPAPDKPDFRGSKDVAVLAFYGEQDQRVNATEPVVRAALEQAGMVHQLVTEPNANHAFFNDTGDRYSAPAADDAWRKVQEWLTQYVG; via the coding sequence GTGACCCCGCTACAGCGCTATATCGCCGAAGAAATTGCGACCGATCACGTCGACGGCTTGTTATCCAGACGCGAAGCATTGCGCCGGCTCGCGCTCCTGGGGGTGAGCACCGCTGCGGCCACGGCATTGATAGCCGCGTGTGGCGAGAACAAGAAGACGACGTCGAACGCGCCGGTAACGTCGAGCGGCGCCGCAACGTCACCGTCGGTGCCGCCGGGGTCGGCGAAGGCACTGCAGACCACGCCCATCACCTGGGCCGGCCCACAGGGTCAACTTCAGGCCGCATGGGCGGAGGCACCGAACGCCAAGGGCGGCATCCTGGTCATCCACGAGAACAAGGGCCTCACCGACTGGGTCCGGTCGGTGGCAGGCCGGTTCGCAGGCATCGGCTACTCGAGCCTGGCAATCGATCTGCTCTCCGGGCAGGGCGGAACGGCGAAGTTCAAGGACCCGGCAGCGGCCACTGCGGCGCTGGGCGCCATCCCGCCGCAGGAGTTCATCGCCAACCTGCAGTCGGGCATCGGCGAACTGGCGCGTCGCGTTCCCGGCAAGAAGCTGGCGGTCGTCGGGTTCTGCATGGGCGGCGGCTTGGTCTGGCAGCTACTCGCGTCTGGTGCATCGCAACTGGCCGCCGCGTTCCCGTTCTACGGGCCCGCGCCTGACAAACCTGACTTCCGCGGCTCGAAAGACGTTGCCGTGCTTGCGTTCTATGGTGAGCAGGACCAACGGGTGAACGCCACCGAACCTGTCGTCAGGGCTGCACTCGAGCAGGCCGGGATGGTGCACCAGCTCGTCACCGAACCCAACGCCAACCACGCGTTCTTCAACGACACGGGTGATCGCTACAGCGCCCCCGCAGCCGACGACGCCTGGCGCAAGGTGCAGGAGTGGCTGACCCAATACGTGGGTTGA
- a CDS encoding glycosyltransferase: MRVVQVANFYGPRSGGLRTAVDRLGAEYCAAGHEVFLVVPGRYSEWRELPTGVVRISLPAKLIPFTGGYRAVLPGPVTSLLRRLAPDALEVSDRLTLRSLGDWGRRHDVGTVMISHERLDRLVGQILPARIARSIANVANRRTAASYDAIVCTTAFAREEFDRIHATNIMTVPLGVDLDQFHPRRHSADLRQRWAEPDQTLLVHCGRLSVEKHAHRSIDTVAALRDSGVDARLVVVGEGPMRARLERQAAGLPVDFTGFIGCRNTVATILATADVALAPGPHETFGLAALEALASGTPAVVSRTSALAEILTIDSGATADNDPDAIASAVTSIISRPEGLRRDSARRRAEQFTWPRSAAGMLSALGAG; this comes from the coding sequence ATGCGGGTAGTGCAGGTTGCCAATTTCTACGGCCCGCGCTCGGGGGGCCTGCGCACGGCGGTCGACCGGCTCGGCGCCGAGTACTGCGCCGCCGGCCACGAAGTCTTCCTTGTCGTTCCGGGACGGTACTCCGAATGGCGCGAGCTGCCGACGGGCGTCGTTCGTATTTCCTTGCCCGCCAAGCTGATCCCGTTCACCGGCGGCTATCGTGCGGTACTGCCCGGCCCGGTCACGTCGCTGCTCAGACGGCTGGCCCCGGACGCGTTGGAGGTGTCGGACCGGCTGACCCTGCGTTCGCTCGGCGACTGGGGCCGACGACACGATGTGGGCACCGTGATGATCTCCCACGAACGCCTGGATCGCCTTGTCGGACAAATACTTCCGGCGCGCATCGCGCGGTCGATCGCCAACGTCGCCAACCGCCGCACCGCCGCCAGTTACGACGCGATCGTCTGCACGACAGCGTTCGCCCGCGAAGAGTTCGACCGTATCCACGCGACCAACATCATGACCGTGCCACTCGGCGTCGACCTCGACCAGTTCCATCCCCGCAGACATTCGGCGGATCTCCGGCAGCGCTGGGCGGAACCCGACCAGACACTGCTGGTGCACTGCGGTCGGCTCTCGGTGGAAAAGCATGCCCACCGCAGCATCGATACCGTTGCTGCACTGCGTGATTCGGGAGTCGACGCCAGGCTCGTCGTGGTCGGTGAGGGTCCGATGCGCGCCAGGCTCGAACGTCAGGCCGCCGGCCTGCCCGTCGACTTCACCGGCTTCATCGGCTGCCGCAACACCGTCGCGACCATCCTGGCCACCGCTGACGTCGCGCTCGCCCCTGGACCGCACGAAACATTCGGGCTGGCGGCGCTGGAAGCGCTTGCTTCCGGTACACCGGCCGTGGTGTCCCGCACATCGGCGCTCGCCGAAATCCTGACCATCGACAGCGGTGCCACCGCGGACAACGATCCCGACGCCATCGCCAGCGCCGTCACCTCGATCATCAGCAGGCCCGAAGGGCTGCGCCGCGACAGCGCACGCCGGCGGGCCGAACAGTTCACCTGGCCCCGGTCGGCGGCGGGCATGCTCAGCGCATTGGGCGCAGGCTAG